One part of the Pseudomonas sp. MYb118 genome encodes these proteins:
- a CDS encoding pilus assembly protein PilM: protein MLGLFNKKANLLLGIDISSTSVKLLELSRQGDRYRVEAYAVEPLPASAVVEKNIAELEGVGQALTRVLVKARTGLKNVAVAVAGSAVITKTIEMDAGLSDDEMENQLKIEADQYIPYPLDEVAIDFEVQGTSARNPERVNVLLAACRKENVEVREAALALAGLTARVVDVEAYALERSFGLMTGHLAASQEQLTVAVVDIGATMTTLSVLHNGRIIYTREQLFGGRQLTEEIQRRYGLTFEQAGLAKKQGGLPDDYVSEVLQPFRDALVQQVSRSLQFFFASGQYNAVDHILLAGGTASVPGLDRLIEQRLGTPTQVANPFSDMALSSKVNAGALASDAPALMIACGLALRSFN, encoded by the coding sequence GTGCTGGGACTCTTCAATAAAAAGGCCAACCTGCTGTTGGGGATCGACATCAGCTCCACGTCGGTCAAGCTCCTGGAGCTGAGCCGCCAGGGCGACCGGTACCGGGTGGAAGCCTATGCGGTAGAGCCGCTGCCCGCCAGCGCAGTGGTCGAGAAGAACATCGCCGAGCTCGAAGGCGTGGGGCAGGCGCTCACACGCGTATTGGTCAAGGCCAGGACCGGCCTCAAGAACGTCGCGGTGGCGGTTGCCGGCTCGGCGGTGATCACCAAGACCATCGAGATGGACGCCGGTCTTTCCGATGACGAGATGGAAAACCAGCTGAAGATCGAGGCTGACCAGTACATTCCCTATCCACTGGACGAAGTGGCCATCGACTTCGAAGTCCAGGGCACGTCGGCGCGCAACCCGGAGCGGGTCAACGTGCTGCTGGCCGCCTGCCGCAAGGAAAATGTCGAAGTACGCGAAGCGGCCCTGGCGCTGGCCGGCCTGACGGCTCGCGTGGTCGATGTCGAAGCGTACGCGCTGGAGCGCTCTTTCGGTTTGATGACCGGGCACCTGGCGGCCTCCCAGGAGCAACTGACGGTGGCGGTGGTCGATATCGGCGCCACCATGACCACCCTCAGCGTGTTGCACAACGGCCGCATCATCTACACCCGCGAGCAATTGTTCGGCGGGCGCCAGTTGACCGAAGAAATCCAGCGCCGTTATGGCCTGACGTTCGAGCAGGCGGGGCTGGCCAAGAAGCAGGGCGGATTGCCGGACGATTACGTCAGCGAGGTCCTGCAACCGTTCCGTGACGCCCTGGTACAGCAAGTGTCGCGCTCGTTGCAGTTTTTCTTCGCCTCCGGCCAGTACAACGCGGTCGATCACATTCTGCTGGCCGGTGGTACCGCCTCGGTGCCGGGGCTGGACCGCCTGATCGAGCAGCGCCTCGGCACACCGACGCAAGTAGCCAACCCCTTCTCTGACATGGCCCTGAGCAGCAAGGTCAACGCCGGTGCGCTGGCCAGCGACGCACCGGCGCTGATGATCGCCTGTGGACTCGCCCTCAGGAGTTTCAACTGA
- a CDS encoding PilN domain-containing protein, with the protein MARINLLPWREELRDHRRKRFLLALAGVLVGSIGAVLIACQAITGAIDRQVARNDYISQQIVGVDERIKQISDLKARRQQLLERMRIIQDLQGNRPISGRIFDQLARTLPDGVYFTEVKMEGKTLSIVGAAESNNRVSDLMRNLDASDWFDAPTLTEVKATTAGQLDQANVFQLTVRQTQPAAAEAVQ; encoded by the coding sequence ATGGCACGGATCAACCTTTTACCCTGGCGCGAAGAGCTGCGCGATCACCGCCGCAAACGCTTTCTGCTGGCGTTGGCCGGTGTCCTGGTGGGGTCGATCGGGGCGGTGTTGATTGCCTGCCAGGCCATCACCGGCGCCATTGATCGGCAGGTGGCCCGCAACGACTACATCAGCCAGCAAATTGTCGGTGTCGATGAGCGGATCAAGCAGATCAGCGACCTGAAAGCCCGGCGCCAGCAGTTGCTCGAGCGCATGCGGATCATCCAGGACCTGCAAGGCAATCGCCCGATCAGTGGGCGGATCTTCGACCAGTTGGCACGCACACTGCCGGACGGCGTGTATTTCACAGAGGTGAAAATGGAAGGCAAGACCTTGTCCATCGTCGGTGCGGCCGAGTCTAACAACCGGGTTTCGGACCTGATGCGTAACCTCGATGCGTCGGACTGGTTCGACGCCCCCACGCTGACGGAGGTCAAGGCGACGACGGCGGGTCAGTTGGACCAGGCCAACGTCTTTCAGTTGACCGTTCGTCAGACCCAGCCTGCCGCCGCGGAGGCCGTTCAATGA